Proteins encoded together in one Candidatus Lariskella endosymbiont of Epinotia ramella window:
- a CDS encoding transposase: protein MPSEEVQINNTQSRIFEERLSNSLNPKHKLYKLRSIVDWCGLDERIFGKVSVKRYGRSRKDRRVMLGLFMLQAISSASDCYTEEELQENSYWQYFCGYDYFKNDIIVSESCIRRFRQALGESGCREILKELVRIGCKIGTVKKKIWQP, encoded by the coding sequence ATGCCATCAGAAGAAGTGCAAATTAATAATACTCAAAGTAGAATATTTGAGGAGAGATTATCTAATAGTTTGAATCCCAAACACAAGTTATATAAATTAAGATCGATAGTTGATTGGTGTGGTCTTGATGAGCGAATTTTTGGTAAAGTTTCTGTGAAACGATATGGTAGAAGCCGTAAAGACCGTCGTGTTATGCTTGGTTTGTTTATGTTGCAAGCCATTTCAAGTGCCTCTGATTGTTATACTGAGGAGGAGCTTCAGGAAAATTCCTATTGGCAGTATTTTTGTGGATATGACTATTTCAAAAATGACATAATTGTATCTGAAAGTTGCATAAGAAGATTTCGTCAAGCTTTAGGAGAATCTGGGTGTCGTGAGATATTAAAGGAGCTTGTCAGAATAGGCTGTAAGATTGGCACAGTTAAAAAAAAGATTTGGCAGCCGTGA
- a CDS encoding EamA family transporter — MHAQISVYSTLFFNSIASLIILSIFFACYEDSIKLTPGIKQYAMIILSSLFFLLSTALLLKGVHMIPFWQSGIFRALTPLILAAISLPFFDENFSIVNILGAFIILISLLLINLRK; from the coding sequence ATGCATGCCCAAATTTCAGTTTATTCCACACTCTTTTTTAACAGCATTGCAAGTTTGATCATTTTAAGTATTTTCTTTGCATGTTATGAAGACTCAATAAAACTTACCCCTGGAATCAAACAATATGCCATGATTATCCTCTCTTCTCTGTTTTTCCTGCTGTCCACAGCATTGCTACTGAAGGGTGTACATATGATTCCATTTTGGCAGTCTGGAATATTTAGAGCTCTCACTCCTTTAATACTTGCAGCAATTTCTCTGCCATTTTTTGATGAAAATTTCAGTATAGTGAATATATTAGGAGCCTTTATTATTCTTATCTCTCTACTTTTGATAAATCTCCGTAAATAA